From Cellulosimicrobium sp. ES-005, one genomic window encodes:
- a CDS encoding sigma-70 family RNA polymerase sigma factor, with the protein MTATAPEPVEDLLRDLRPRVLGLLVRRCGDLADAEDALQEALLAAATRWPADGLPDDPRAWLVRVAERRLVDTVRADVARRRREETTARRDPDSAGLAPAGLGGEASSAARSAAPGGGPGAAGRAIDVDDSLTLFFLCCHPDLPPASAVALTLRTVGGLTTAEIARAFGVPEATMTQRLTRARRRLAALDRPFATPGPGEWDARLAAVLRVLYVVFTEGRTATSGPLLRRADLSGEAIRLARTVQALLPDDPEVGGLLALMLLTDARRDARTGPRGELVPLADQDRTRWDHAEIVEGVRIVTATLRHGLVGSYQVQAAVAALHAQAPSTDATDWERVLALYSVLERLDPSPHVTLNRAVAVAMVDGPRAGLALLDGLDGALATSHRLPAVRAHLLERAGETRAAVGQYVAAAAATPSPAERDYLTLRAARLRTLP; encoded by the coding sequence GTGACCGCCACGGCCCCCGAGCCCGTGGAGGACCTGCTGCGGGACCTCCGCCCGCGCGTCCTCGGCCTCCTGGTGCGGCGCTGCGGCGACCTCGCCGACGCCGAGGACGCGCTCCAGGAGGCGTTGCTCGCGGCCGCGACCCGCTGGCCGGCGGACGGGCTCCCCGACGACCCGCGGGCCTGGCTCGTGCGCGTCGCGGAGCGGCGGCTCGTGGACACCGTCCGGGCCGACGTCGCGCGGCGCCGCCGGGAGGAGACGACCGCGCGGCGCGACCCGGACTCGGCGGGCCTCGCCCCCGCAGGCCTCGGGGGCGAGGCCTCGTCCGCCGCCCGGTCCGCCGCGCCCGGCGGCGGGCCGGGCGCGGCGGGGCGGGCTATCGACGTCGACGACTCGCTCACCCTCTTCTTCCTCTGCTGCCACCCCGACCTGCCGCCCGCGAGCGCCGTCGCGCTGACGCTGCGGACCGTCGGCGGGCTCACGACGGCGGAGATCGCCCGCGCGTTCGGCGTCCCCGAGGCGACCATGACGCAGCGCCTCACGCGCGCGAGGCGGCGCCTCGCCGCGCTCGACCGCCCGTTCGCGACCCCGGGCCCGGGCGAGTGGGACGCGCGGCTCGCCGCCGTGCTGCGCGTCCTCTACGTCGTGTTCACCGAGGGGCGCACGGCGACCTCGGGGCCGCTGCTGCGGCGCGCGGACCTGTCGGGCGAGGCGATCCGGCTGGCCCGGACGGTGCAAGCACTGCTGCCGGACGACCCGGAGGTCGGCGGGCTGCTCGCGCTCATGCTCCTCACGGACGCCCGTCGCGACGCCCGGACCGGTCCGCGCGGGGAGCTCGTGCCGCTCGCCGACCAGGACCGCACGCGCTGGGACCACGCGGAGATCGTCGAGGGCGTCCGGATCGTCACCGCGACGCTCCGCCACGGTCTCGTCGGGTCGTACCAGGTGCAGGCCGCGGTCGCGGCGCTGCACGCGCAGGCACCGAGCACGGACGCGACCGACTGGGAACGGGTCCTGGCGCTGTACTCGGTGCTGGAGCGCCTCGACCCGAGCCCGCACGTCACGCTCAACCGCGCGGTCGCGGTCGCGATGGTCGACGGCCCGCGCGCGGGCCTCGCCCTCCTCGACGGCCTCGACGGCGCGCTCGCGACGAGCCACCGCCTGCCGGCGGTGCGCGCGCACCTGCTGGAGCGGGCGGGCGAGACGCGGGCCGCCGTCGGGCAGTACGTCGCCGCCGCGGCGGCGACGCCGAGCCCCGCGGAGCGCGACTACCTCACGCTCCGCGCGGCCCGCCTCCGCACCCTCCCGTGA
- a CDS encoding type IV toxin-antitoxin system AbiEi family antitoxin domain-containing protein: MRTLTTVPTELLVLAERQAGLVSASQCDAHGVNANRRSRLVDQGRWRRPTRGVFEATPGLFAPSDPRVHDHRRRRAAWLALLAYGPEAIAVGPCALVLLGVQGISTGVVPQATLPGARGALPRDGIRLRQFDDGMTVVQVDGRNVASPDWALAQAVPEMGRRRAVAAMDSVGHLGLLDAEGLARAHDLARGRRGVARTHAWWAEADARSESPLETFARLECADVGLAPDDLQVEVVDDGAFVGRGDLGWRLPRGRWLIGEMDGTDVHGSPDALLRDRSRQNALVTHGGVEVLRFTGRDLTQPGTSRPGRMTTSLRRHLDRARGSAPSNARLLS, translated from the coding sequence GTGCGCACACTGACCACGGTCCCGACCGAGCTCCTCGTCCTCGCCGAGCGTCAGGCCGGGCTCGTCTCCGCCTCGCAGTGCGACGCGCACGGTGTGAACGCGAACCGCCGCTCGCGACTCGTCGACCAGGGCCGCTGGCGCCGACCCACGCGAGGGGTGTTCGAGGCGACGCCGGGGCTGTTCGCGCCGTCGGACCCCCGGGTGCACGACCACCGTCGGCGCCGCGCCGCCTGGCTCGCGCTCCTCGCGTACGGACCCGAGGCGATCGCCGTCGGACCGTGCGCGCTCGTCCTGCTCGGTGTCCAGGGGATCAGCACGGGCGTCGTGCCGCAAGCGACGCTCCCCGGGGCACGGGGAGCGCTGCCGCGCGACGGGATCCGGCTGCGCCAGTTCGACGACGGGATGACCGTCGTCCAGGTCGACGGCCGCAACGTCGCGAGCCCTGACTGGGCGCTGGCCCAGGCAGTCCCCGAGATGGGTCGGCGGCGCGCCGTCGCGGCGATGGACAGCGTCGGCCATCTCGGGCTCCTCGACGCCGAAGGCCTGGCTCGCGCCCACGACCTGGCCCGTGGGCGGCGGGGTGTCGCGCGGACGCACGCCTGGTGGGCCGAGGCGGACGCACGGTCCGAGTCACCGCTCGAGACGTTCGCTCGCCTCGAGTGCGCGGACGTCGGGCTGGCACCCGACGACCTCCAGGTCGAGGTGGTCGACGACGGCGCGTTCGTCGGGCGTGGAGATCTCGGGTGGCGGCTGCCCCGAGGGCGGTGGCTGATCGGCGAGATGGACGGCACGGACGTCCACGGCTCGCCCGACGCGCTCCTCCGCGACCGCTCGCGTCAGAACGCGCTCGTGACGCACGGCGGGGTGGAGGTCCTCCGCTTCACGGGTCGGGACCTGACGCAGCCCGGGACGAGCCGACCGGGTCGCATGACGACCTCGCTGCGTCGCCACCTCGATCGAGCACGAGGCTCCGCGCCGTCGAACGCGAGGTTGCTGTCGTGA
- a CDS encoding prolyl oligopeptidase family serine peptidase: protein MPGTSDSSANPFHDLDQYLAIPRVGGLALSPDGARLVTTVQTLDPQRTGYRTALWEVDPAGHAPARRLTRSTQGESSATFTGAGDVLFTSARPDPDGGSDDDPKAALWLLPATGGEARVVATAPAGVSGPLAAADAPVVSVAAKVLPSARDLAHDAELRAARKDAKVAAILHSAYPVRQWDHDRGPDEAHRFVGDLTTLVDEPAHPLPAPADDDGSDGTDAPHDPRLLDLRDVARGVGQTSAPGRALHDHSADLSADGTTLVTTWQVAGPGPQVRNTLVAIDTATGARRTLVDEPSAEAHWPRISPDGAWVAFVRETISTPHQAPEESLAVVPLHAPDGPAGAGVDHDDSATTRAENHATPRTLVPHWDRWPTSLRWLPDGSGLLVTADDDGRGPVFLVAFSPDGAAENGTAERVTSDDAVFTDVQVAPDGRTAYALRTSYLEPSHPVRIDVGAFLDSGAAGGRTPVPATPLRGPVATPDLPGTLVDVETAAADDVRVRGWLALPHGASAENPAPLLLWIHGGPLGSWNAWSWRWNPWLMVARGYAVLLPDPALSTGYGQDFVQRGWGAWGKAPYTDLLAITDAVEARPEVDASRTAAMGGSFGGYMANWVAGHTDRFRAIVTHASLWALDQFGPTTDHAYYWAREMTPEMALENSPHRFVQDIVTPMLVIHGDKDYRVPIGEGLRLWYELLDSSGLPAGPDGETVHRFLFYPDENHWILQPQHAKVWYQVVLAFLAEHVLGATPGEDDAALPTTLG, encoded by the coding sequence ATGCCCGGTACCTCCGACTCGTCCGCGAATCCGTTCCACGACCTCGACCAGTACCTCGCGATCCCGCGGGTCGGGGGGCTGGCGCTGTCGCCCGACGGGGCGCGCCTGGTCACGACCGTCCAGACCCTCGACCCGCAGCGCACGGGGTACCGGACGGCGCTGTGGGAGGTGGACCCCGCGGGCCACGCCCCGGCGCGTCGGCTCACGCGCAGCACCCAGGGCGAGTCGAGCGCGACGTTCACGGGGGCGGGCGACGTCCTGTTCACGTCCGCCCGCCCCGACCCGGACGGCGGTTCCGACGACGACCCGAAGGCCGCGCTGTGGCTGCTCCCGGCGACGGGCGGCGAGGCGCGCGTCGTCGCGACGGCGCCCGCGGGCGTGAGCGGCCCGCTCGCCGCGGCGGACGCACCGGTGGTCTCGGTCGCGGCGAAGGTGCTGCCGAGCGCGCGCGACCTCGCGCACGACGCCGAACTCCGCGCCGCGCGCAAGGACGCCAAGGTCGCGGCGATCCTCCACAGCGCGTACCCCGTGCGCCAGTGGGACCACGACCGCGGCCCGGACGAGGCGCACCGGTTCGTCGGCGACCTCACGACCCTCGTCGACGAGCCCGCCCACCCGCTCCCGGCACCGGCCGACGACGACGGGTCCGACGGCACCGACGCGCCCCACGACCCTCGGCTCCTCGACCTGCGCGACGTGGCCCGCGGCGTCGGGCAGACGTCCGCGCCGGGCCGCGCGCTGCACGACCACTCCGCAGACCTCTCCGCTGACGGCACGACCCTCGTCACGACGTGGCAGGTCGCCGGCCCGGGGCCGCAGGTGCGCAACACGCTCGTCGCGATCGACACCGCGACGGGCGCGCGCCGCACGCTCGTCGACGAGCCGAGCGCGGAGGCGCACTGGCCGCGCATCTCGCCGGACGGCGCGTGGGTCGCGTTCGTGCGCGAGACGATCTCGACGCCGCACCAGGCGCCGGAGGAGAGCCTCGCCGTCGTGCCGCTGCACGCGCCCGACGGGCCTGCCGGCGCGGGCGTCGACCACGACGACTCCGCGACGACACGCGCCGAGAACCACGCGACCCCGCGCACGCTCGTGCCGCACTGGGACCGCTGGCCGACGTCGCTGCGCTGGCTCCCCGACGGCTCGGGCCTGCTCGTCACGGCCGACGACGACGGCCGCGGGCCGGTCTTCCTCGTCGCCTTCTCCCCGGACGGCGCGGCGGAGAACGGCACCGCCGAGCGCGTGACGAGCGACGACGCCGTCTTCACGGACGTGCAGGTCGCGCCCGACGGGCGCACGGCGTACGCGCTGCGCACGAGCTACCTCGAGCCGTCGCACCCGGTGCGCATCGACGTCGGGGCGTTCCTCGACTCCGGTGCGGCGGGCGGCCGCACCCCGGTGCCCGCGACGCCGTTGCGCGGGCCGGTCGCGACGCCCGACCTCCCGGGCACGCTCGTCGACGTCGAGACCGCCGCGGCCGACGACGTGCGCGTGCGCGGCTGGCTCGCGCTGCCGCACGGTGCGTCCGCGGAGAACCCGGCCCCGCTGCTGCTGTGGATCCACGGCGGCCCGCTCGGTTCGTGGAACGCGTGGAGCTGGCGCTGGAACCCGTGGCTGATGGTCGCGCGCGGGTACGCGGTGCTGCTGCCGGACCCGGCGCTCTCGACCGGGTACGGGCAGGACTTCGTGCAGCGCGGGTGGGGCGCGTGGGGCAAGGCCCCGTACACGGACCTGCTCGCGATCACGGACGCCGTGGAGGCGCGCCCGGAGGTCGACGCGTCGCGGACGGCCGCGATGGGTGGCTCGTTCGGCGGGTACATGGCGAACTGGGTCGCGGGCCACACGGACCGCTTCCGCGCGATCGTCACGCACGCGAGCCTGTGGGCGCTCGACCAGTTCGGTCCGACGACCGACCACGCGTACTACTGGGCGCGCGAGATGACGCCGGAGATGGCGCTGGAGAACAGCCCGCACCGGTTCGTCCAGGACATCGTCACGCCGATGCTCGTCATCCACGGCGACAAGGACTACCGGGTGCCGATCGGCGAGGGCCTGCGGCTCTGGTACGAGCTGCTCGACTCGTCCGGCCTGCCCGCCGGGCCCGACGGGGAGACCGTGCACCGGTTCCTGTTCTACCCGGACGAGAACCACTGGATCCTCCAGCCGCAGCACGCGAAGGTCTGGTACCAGGTCGTGCTCGCGTTCCTCGCGGAGCACGTGCTCGGCGCCACCCCGGGCGAGGACGACGCGGCGCTGCCGACGACGCTCGGCTGA
- a CDS encoding alpha/beta hydrolase, which translates to MSHHDTPEPPVHVVLVPGFWLGAWAWDDVVPHLEVAGLVPHAVTLPGLEPGATAQDRARVTRDDHVDAVARLVAGLDGRVVLVGHSGGGPVVQQVADRDPARIERIVYVDTGPLVDGAALSPDLPADAAEVPLPGWEVLAEDGSSLDGLDDAALARFRERAVPTPGPVARGPVHVTNPERLHVPTTAICSSIPSAVLAELAHPGPPLHTELGELTDLTYVDLPTGHWPMFSRPRDLAAALVDAVS; encoded by the coding sequence ATGAGCCACCACGACACGCCGGAACCGCCCGTCCACGTCGTCCTCGTCCCCGGCTTCTGGCTGGGCGCGTGGGCGTGGGACGACGTCGTCCCCCACCTCGAAGTCGCCGGCCTCGTGCCGCACGCCGTGACCCTCCCCGGGCTGGAGCCCGGCGCGACCGCGCAGGACCGTGCCCGCGTCACGCGCGACGACCACGTGGACGCCGTCGCGCGGCTCGTCGCCGGGCTCGACGGCCGGGTCGTGCTCGTCGGCCACAGCGGCGGCGGGCCTGTCGTGCAGCAGGTCGCCGACCGCGACCCGGCCCGGATCGAGCGGATCGTGTACGTCGACACCGGTCCCCTGGTCGACGGTGCGGCCCTCTCGCCCGACCTCCCGGCGGACGCGGCCGAGGTCCCGCTGCCGGGCTGGGAGGTGCTGGCCGAGGACGGGTCGAGCCTCGACGGCCTGGACGACGCCGCGCTCGCACGGTTCCGCGAGCGCGCGGTGCCGACGCCCGGCCCGGTCGCGCGCGGCCCGGTGCACGTGACGAACCCGGAGCGCCTGCACGTCCCGACGACCGCGATCTGCTCCTCGATCCCCTCGGCCGTGCTCGCCGAGCTCGCCCACCCCGGCCCGCCCCTGCACACCGAGCTGGGCGAGCTCACGGACCTCACCTACGTCGACCTGCCGACCGGGCACTGGCCCATGTTCTCGCGCCCGCGCGACCTCGCGGCCGCGCTGGTCGACGCGGTCTCCTGA
- a CDS encoding sigma-70 family RNA polymerase sigma factor, with protein MARVPRAEQGARRGERAPGALDGDRPFDLRAAYGRWAPLVRAVVARRLGDPADTDDATQLVFLAAWRSRDRFDPARGDLPVWLLGIARHVAADLLTDRAREARRREAASRGRPVTVVRDPADDVVARVDLEGSLRRLSPERRRVVRLVYAQGRTHAQVAAETGLPLGTVKSHARRGLAQLRAHA; from the coding sequence GTGGCACGTGTCCCCCGCGCCGAGCAGGGCGCGAGGCGGGGCGAGCGCGCGCCCGGCGCCCTCGACGGCGACCGCCCGTTCGACCTCCGCGCCGCGTACGGGCGCTGGGCCCCGCTGGTCCGCGCGGTCGTCGCCCGGCGCCTGGGCGACCCGGCCGACACCGACGACGCCACCCAGCTCGTCTTCCTCGCCGCGTGGCGCTCGCGCGACCGGTTCGACCCGGCGCGGGGCGACCTTCCCGTCTGGCTGCTCGGCATCGCGCGCCACGTCGCCGCAGACCTCCTGACGGACCGCGCACGCGAGGCACGACGCCGCGAGGCGGCCTCGCGCGGCCGGCCCGTGACGGTCGTCCGCGACCCGGCCGACGACGTCGTCGCTCGCGTCGACCTGGAGGGCTCGCTGCGCCGCTTGTCCCCGGAGCGGCGGCGCGTGGTGCGCCTCGTGTACGCGCAGGGCCGCACGCACGCCCAGGTCGCGGCCGAGACCGGCCTCCCGCTCGGCACGGTCAAGAGCCACGCGCGCCGCGGCCTGGCCCAGCTCCGCGCCCACGCCTGA
- a CDS encoding YciI family protein — protein sequence MRYMLVKTYTQAAHCDLPIHEWAPEDVEAHIAFQRALGEQLAASGELVDAQGLAGPDQALVVTSDGRTAPVVTDGPFPESKEFLAGYWIVDVDSQDRAVEIAAQASAAPGPGGAPIGEYIEVRQVMSAPASEQ from the coding sequence ATGAGGTACATGCTGGTGAAGACGTACACGCAGGCGGCGCACTGCGACCTCCCGATCCACGAGTGGGCACCGGAGGACGTCGAGGCGCACATCGCGTTCCAGCGCGCGCTCGGCGAGCAGCTCGCCGCGTCGGGCGAGCTCGTCGACGCCCAGGGGCTGGCCGGTCCGGACCAGGCGCTCGTCGTCACGTCCGACGGCCGCACGGCCCCGGTCGTCACCGACGGCCCGTTCCCCGAGTCGAAGGAGTTCCTCGCGGGCTACTGGATCGTCGACGTCGACAGCCAGGACCGCGCGGTCGAGATCGCGGCGCAGGCGTCGGCCGCGCCCGGCCCGGGAGGCGCCCCGATCGGCGAGTACATCGAGGTCCGCCAGGTCATGAGCGCGCCCGCGTCCGAGCAGTGA
- a CDS encoding WYL domain-containing protein, with amino-acid sequence MSERTIKRDVAALQQAGLTIWAQAGPGGGYVLDPSASLPPVNFTPGQAVAVAVALATLPHGSPFAVDALAARGKVWDALAAGDRERAEALAARVWVRHDAPDASPDAPAAAGGDVVGRARSHLGVLRAVEQALAGSRVLAISYRDGRGATSARRVEPVLLAHTDGRWYLVAWCRSREAIRWFRLSRVERADLTAQTYAPRPVEDVGESPAGAAAVYDPA; translated from the coding sequence GTGAGCGAGCGGACGATCAAGCGCGACGTGGCCGCGCTGCAGCAGGCCGGTCTGACGATCTGGGCCCAGGCCGGTCCCGGTGGTGGCTACGTGCTCGACCCGAGCGCGTCGCTGCCGCCGGTCAACTTCACGCCCGGCCAGGCGGTCGCCGTCGCGGTCGCGCTCGCGACGCTCCCGCACGGCAGCCCGTTCGCGGTCGACGCGCTCGCGGCGCGCGGGAAGGTCTGGGACGCGCTCGCGGCCGGCGACCGCGAGCGGGCCGAGGCGCTGGCCGCGCGGGTATGGGTCCGCCACGACGCCCCGGACGCGTCGCCGGACGCCCCCGCCGCAGCGGGTGGGGACGTCGTCGGGCGTGCCCGCTCGCACCTCGGGGTGCTGCGCGCGGTCGAGCAGGCGCTGGCCGGGTCGCGCGTGCTCGCGATCAGCTACCGGGACGGCCGCGGCGCGACCTCGGCGCGCCGGGTCGAGCCCGTGCTGCTCGCGCACACCGACGGTCGCTGGTACCTCGTCGCGTGGTGCCGGTCGCGCGAGGCGATCCGCTGGTTCCGACTGTCGCGCGTCGAGCGCGCGGACCTCACCGCCCAGACGTACGCGCCCCGCCCGGTCGAGGACGTCGGCGAGTCGCCCGCCGGCGCGGCGGCGGTCTACGACCCTGCTTGA
- a CDS encoding VOC family protein has translation MTLTFSGAVVDCADPAVVADFWQAALGWTGRETGPHGEAVLYPRDGETVLGPPSLVFQRVPEGKAVKNRVHLDFSSSTQAADVARLEGLGARRVDVGQGEQETFVVLADVEGNEFCVLRGD, from the coding sequence ATGACACTCACCTTCAGCGGCGCCGTGGTCGACTGCGCCGACCCCGCCGTCGTGGCGGACTTCTGGCAGGCCGCGCTCGGCTGGACGGGGCGCGAGACCGGACCGCACGGCGAGGCCGTGCTCTACCCACGCGACGGCGAGACGGTCCTCGGGCCGCCGAGCCTCGTCTTCCAGCGGGTCCCCGAGGGCAAGGCGGTGAAGAACCGCGTGCACCTCGACTTCTCGTCGTCCACCCAGGCGGCCGACGTCGCACGGCTGGAAGGGCTCGGCGCGCGCCGCGTCGACGTCGGCCAGGGCGAGCAGGAGACGTTCGTCGTCCTGGCCGACGTGGAGGGCAACGAGTTCTGCGTCCTGCGCGGGGACTGA
- a CDS encoding cytochrome c oxidase assembly protein produces MTTTALRRAPSDARPANPWWLVLAGPFAVVVAVIAVLAAGAFSAAFTVPAGFPDPGALARLGTPVVTVLTELAVALTLGSLVLAACVLPAGTPVRKALGVAGASAATWAVLSVAQVVLRYSSISSTPITGPTFGDQLGLFVSQVSLGRNYLAIIVVAALTSAAALAVRGATGAMWTAALALVAIAMQANTGHAAGAVSHELAVSSMFLHLAGAALWVGGLGTLAVVRVRGGLGRADFAASVARYSAIALWCYVAVAVSGIANASIRVDTLAGLTTDYGILLLTKLALLLVLGAVGFAHRELVVRRLSGPTAVARPGAARASSKGSSTAAAKGSSKGSSGKAAKGATSSGGAKGAAAEGTRWLFWRLVAVELAIMGAVSGVAVALGSTAPPVPQEEPLDTSAAYQVTGHALPPEPTLARWFTEWRWDLLPAFACVAALVVYLRWVRRLAKRGDFWSVGRTVSWCVGILVLFWVTSGGPAMYGHVLFSAHMVQHMILAMVVPIFLVLAAPVTLLLRAVPPRKDGSRGPREWVLAIVTSRVGQFFANPIVAAVNFAGSMIVFYYTPAFEYALTTYAGHLAMLAHFTLAGYLFANALVGIDPGPHRPPYPQRLLLLFATMAFHAFFGVALTSGEVLLVPEWFGLLGREWGPSAIADQQRGGGVAWGIGELPTLILAIVVAVMWTRSDEREAKRRDRQADRDGDAELQEYNAMLAEMSKRDD; encoded by the coding sequence GTGACCACGACTGCCCTGCGCCGCGCGCCGTCGGACGCCCGACCCGCGAACCCGTGGTGGCTCGTCCTTGCCGGACCGTTCGCCGTCGTCGTCGCCGTCATCGCGGTGCTCGCCGCCGGCGCGTTCTCGGCCGCGTTCACCGTCCCCGCCGGCTTCCCCGACCCGGGCGCGCTCGCGCGCCTCGGCACCCCGGTCGTCACGGTCCTCACCGAGCTCGCCGTCGCGCTGACGCTCGGCTCGCTCGTCCTCGCGGCGTGCGTGCTGCCCGCCGGGACGCCCGTGCGCAAGGCGCTCGGGGTCGCGGGCGCGTCGGCCGCGACGTGGGCGGTGCTGTCGGTCGCGCAGGTCGTGCTGCGCTACTCCTCGATCTCGAGCACGCCGATCACGGGCCCGACGTTCGGCGACCAGCTCGGCCTCTTCGTCTCGCAGGTCAGCCTGGGCCGCAACTACCTCGCGATCATCGTCGTCGCGGCGCTGACGTCCGCCGCCGCGCTCGCCGTGCGCGGCGCCACGGGAGCCATGTGGACGGCCGCGCTCGCGCTCGTCGCGATCGCGATGCAGGCCAACACGGGCCACGCGGCCGGCGCCGTGAGCCACGAGCTCGCCGTCTCGTCGATGTTCCTCCACCTGGCCGGAGCGGCGCTCTGGGTCGGTGGCCTGGGGACGCTCGCCGTCGTGCGCGTGCGCGGCGGGCTGGGGCGTGCGGACTTCGCGGCGTCCGTCGCGCGGTACTCCGCGATCGCGCTGTGGTGCTACGTCGCCGTCGCCGTCTCGGGCATCGCGAACGCGAGCATCCGGGTCGACACGCTCGCGGGCCTCACCACCGACTACGGCATCCTCCTGCTCACCAAGCTCGCGCTGCTGCTGGTCCTCGGCGCCGTGGGCTTCGCGCACCGCGAGCTCGTCGTGCGGCGGCTCTCCGGCCCGACGGCTGTCGCACGGCCGGGTGCCGCCCGCGCGTCGTCGAAGGGCTCGTCGACGGCCGCTGCCAAGGGCTCGTCGAAGGGCTCGTCGGGCAAGGCAGCGAAGGGGGCGACGTCGTCCGGGGGTGCGAAGGGCGCCGCGGCGGAGGGCACGCGGTGGCTGTTCTGGCGCCTCGTCGCGGTCGAGCTCGCGATCATGGGCGCGGTGTCCGGCGTCGCCGTCGCGCTCGGGTCGACCGCGCCGCCGGTGCCGCAGGAGGAGCCGCTCGACACCTCCGCCGCGTACCAGGTGACCGGGCACGCGCTGCCGCCGGAGCCGACGCTCGCGCGCTGGTTCACCGAGTGGCGCTGGGACCTGCTGCCCGCGTTCGCGTGCGTCGCGGCGCTCGTCGTCTACCTGCGGTGGGTGCGCCGCCTCGCGAAGCGCGGCGACTTCTGGTCGGTGGGCCGCACGGTCTCGTGGTGCGTCGGCATCCTCGTCCTCTTCTGGGTGACGTCGGGCGGGCCGGCGATGTACGGGCACGTGCTGTTCAGCGCGCACATGGTCCAGCACATGATCCTCGCGATGGTCGTGCCGATCTTCCTCGTGCTCGCGGCGCCCGTGACGCTGCTCCTGCGGGCGGTGCCGCCGCGCAAGGACGGGTCGCGCGGCCCGCGCGAGTGGGTGCTCGCCATCGTGACGTCGCGCGTGGGCCAGTTCTTCGCGAACCCGATCGTCGCCGCCGTGAACTTCGCCGGCTCGATGATCGTCTTCTACTACACGCCCGCGTTCGAGTACGCCCTGACGACGTACGCCGGGCACCTCGCGATGCTCGCGCACTTCACGCTCGCGGGGTACCTGTTCGCCAACGCGCTCGTCGGGATCGACCCCGGTCCGCACCGCCCGCCCTACCCGCAGCGCCTGCTCCTGCTCTTCGCGACCATGGCGTTCCACGCGTTCTTCGGCGTCGCGCTGACGTCGGGCGAGGTGCTGCTCGTGCCCGAGTGGTTCGGTCTGCTCGGCCGCGAGTGGGGCCCGAGCGCGATCGCCGACCAGCAGCGTGGCGGCGGCGTGGCGTGGGGCATCGGCGAGCTCCCGACGCTCATCCTCGCCATCGTCGTCGCGGTCATGTGGACGCGCTCCGACGAGCGCGAGGCCAAGCGTCGGGACCGCCAGGCCGACCGCGACGGCGACGCCGAGCTCCAGGAGTACAACGCGATGCTCGCGGAGATGTCGAAGCGCGACGACTGA
- a CDS encoding PPOX class F420-dependent oxidoreductase has product MSHDAVGTTDATATALSTPTGTALDRLGEPALLALVAARRQGVLATVKKDGRPQLSNVLYAWDPDAGVARVSVTADRAKTRNAARDPRVSLQVSAEDFWSYAVVEGDAELSAVALDPHDDAADELVETFRAASGSEHPDWEEFRRAMVADRRQVLRLRATRVYGMARLPRP; this is encoded by the coding sequence ATGAGCCACGACGCCGTCGGGACGACCGACGCCACCGCCACCGCCCTGTCCACCCCCACCGGCACCGCCCTCGACCGCCTCGGCGAGCCCGCGCTCCTCGCGCTCGTCGCCGCCCGCCGCCAGGGCGTGCTCGCCACGGTCAAGAAGGACGGGCGCCCCCAGCTCTCCAACGTCCTCTACGCGTGGGACCCCGACGCGGGCGTCGCGCGCGTCTCCGTGACCGCCGACCGTGCCAAGACCCGCAACGCCGCGCGCGACCCGCGCGTCTCGCTCCAGGTGAGCGCCGAGGACTTCTGGAGCTACGCCGTCGTCGAGGGGGACGCGGAGCTGAGCGCCGTCGCGCTCGACCCGCACGACGACGCCGCCGACGAGCTCGTCGAGACGTTCCGCGCCGCCTCCGGGAGCGAGCACCCCGACTGGGAGGAGTTCCGGCGCGCGATGGTCGCCGACCGCCGTCAGGTGCTGCGCCTGCGCGCGACGCGGGTCTACGGGATGGCGCGGCTGCCGCGACCGTGA